The window TCAGCAGGTGACAGTGGTATACCAGGCTCAGCAGGTGACAGTTTTATACCAGGCTCAGCAGGTGACAGTGGTATACCAGGCTCAGCAGGTGACAGTGGTATACCAGGCTCAGCAGGTGACAGTGGTATACCAGGCTCAGCAGGTGACAGTGGTATACCAGGCTCAGCAGGTGACAGTGGTATACCAGGCTCAGCAGGTGACAGTGGTATACCAGGCTCAGCAGGTGACAGTGGTATACCAGGCTCAGCAGGTGACAGTGGTATACCAGGCTCAGCAGGTGACAGTGGTATACCAGGCTCAGCAGGTGACAGTGGTATACCAGGCTCAGCAGGTGACAGTGGTATACCAGGCTCAGCAGGCGACAGTGGTATACCAGGCTCAGCAGGTGACAGTGGTACACCAGGCTCTGCAGGCGACAGTGGTATACCAGGCTCAGCAGGTGACAGTGGTATACCAGGCTAAGCAGGCGACAGTGGTATACCAGGCTCAGCAGGTGACAGTGGTATACCAGGCTCAGCAGGCGACAGTGGTATACCAGGCTCAGCAGGTGACAGTGGTATACCAGGCTCAGCAGGCGACAGTGGTATACCAGGCTCAGCAGGTGACAGTGGTATACCAGGCTAAGCAGGCGACAGTGGTATACCAGGCTCAGCAGGTGACAGTGGTATACCAGGCTCAGCAGGCGACAGTGGTATACCAGGCTCAGCAGGTGACAGTGGTATACCAGGCTCAGCAGGTGACAGTGGTACTACCAGGCTCAGCAGGTGACAGTGGTATACCAGGCTCAGCAGGTGACAGTGGTATACCAGGCTCAGCAGGTGACAGTGGTATACCAGGCTCAGCAGGTGACAGTGGTATACCAGGCTCAGCAGGTGACAGTGGTATACCAGGCTCAGCAGGTGACAGTGGTATACCAGGCTCAGCAGGTGACAGTGGTATACCAGGCTCAGCAGGTGACAGTGGTATACCAGGCTCAGCAGGTGACAGTGGTATACCAAACTCAGAAGGAAACTAGATTTGCAATTCCGCTTGCTTGCAGCTACGTAAATGTCATTATCCAGGAGCTAAACATGTCAAGTTGCGATGCCCATTTTGGGGGATATCCGGACTCGATATCAATCTGAGAGACTCATACTCATAGCAAAAAGCAAGAGAATGGGTCTCAACAGACCACATGAATGCTTAGACAACTGTCGGGTTAGATCTTGAGCAAGAACTAGACTTCCTTTGTGTTACTACATCAGCAGAACAGGACGAGAGGGACTTGGATAGGAACTAGACACCCTGATGAACAGGAACATAATGGAGGCTCATCTCCTGTGTCAGAGTCGTGAACACGTGGGATGAACTACGTGGATACGAGGCTGCGGCTAATACTCCCAAGAACCCCAGAGGGCCAAGAACCCCAGAGGGCCAAGAACCCCAGAGGGCCAAGAACCCCAGAGGGCCAAGAACACCAGAGGCCCCAAGAACACCAGAGGCCCCAAGAACACCAGAGGCCCCAAGAACACCAGAGGCCCCAAGAACACCAGAGGGCCAAGAACACCAGACCCCCAAGAACACCAGAGGCCCCAAGAACACCAGAGGCCCCAAGAACCCCAGAGGGCCAAGAACCCCAGAGGCCCCAAGAACCCCAGAGGGCCAAGAACACCAGAGGGCCAAGAACCCCAGAGGCCCCAAGAACACCAGAGGGCCAAGAACCCCAGAGGCCCCAAGAACACCAGAGGGCCAAGAACCCCAGAGGCCCCAAGAACACCAGAGGGCCAAGAACACCAGAGGGCCAAGAACCCCAGAGGCCCCAAGAACACCAGAGGGCCAAGAACCCCAGAGGCCCCAAGAACACCAGAGGGCCAAGAACCCCAGAGGCCCCAAGAACACCAGAGGGCCAAGAACCCCAGAGGCCTCAAGAACACCAGAGGGCCAAGAACCCCAGAGGCCCCAAGAACACCAGAGGGCCAAGAACCCCAGAGGCCCCAAGAACCCCAAGAACCCCAGAGGCCCCAAGAACACCAGAGGGCCAAGAACCCCAGAGGCCCCAAGAACACCAGAGGGCCAAGAACCCCAAGAACACCAGAGGGCCAAGAACACCAGAGGGCCAAGAACACTAGAGGGCCAAGAACCCCAGAAACCCAAGAACCCCAGAGGGCCAAGAACCCCAGAGGGCCAGGAAGAAGCATCCAGACCCATAAAAAATAATGAAGGTCACATAAGAGACTGTGTTTAGAACTCAAGGTTCCATGCAGACAAAGGACTTCCTGAAGTAACTACATGAAAACTAGACCCCCATGGTGACAAGGAACCTCTGAAGAAGTTGCCTGGAAACCAGAGGCTCCAAGGAGAGAAGGAAGCCCCCACGGGGGTATTCATCTGCTACAAGATGTTGGGTGCGGTCCGGTTTACAGTTTAAAAATAGCAGTCCAGAAAACTGGTCTTCGATACTGGAAGACCTCGCGCCAAACTCTTCGCGCCAAATTCTTCGCGCCAACCAGTTTCACCGGCGGCAACACCCCCCTTGCAGGACAAAGAATCTGTCAGATGAAAGGCCTTGCCCACAGTGGCCTTGGTTGCTGTGCAGGTTTATAAACCCCGGCCTCCCAGATTCACGACCCGTTAAACTGCGGTTTATTTTTATCCAGTGTGCATTCGGCTGGAATGCAAGAACATCATCGTATGCAGGACTGACATTTAGGTGGTTCCTTCAGGCATAACTACCGGTCTTAGGGGATGGAGAGTAGAGGAACTTCCAGAACCTATTCCAGGTATACATTGGGTACTGTGATAACTACAGGCATGAAGAACAGGGAAGAACAGGATGATATATACATGATAATACGTTTTTATTAACTATGTCCCCAGCGCTGGAAGTTAGACATGATCAGTGGAGGAGGCGACGGAGCTGAGGTATTTACCAAGCACCTCATTCAATGAGGTGGAGGGCTACACGTGTCTTGGGATGGTTGAAAGTTATGAGAGGATGGGAACGGCCAGTTGAGGGTGTGAGAGGTAGTGATCAAGGAGTGCGTCCGTCAGGTGTTGATTGGTGCATAACTCATAACCTTATTCTACCTCACAGCTCATCACCTTATACTGCCTAATAACTTGTCATCTTATACGGTCTCATAACTCATCTAATACTACCTCATACTTTCACCCAACTCATCACCTTATACTTCATCACAATGCATCATCTTGTGATGTTGCATTGAAAGTGAGCCAAGTTGCACTTTGTTTCTGCTTGTATTGTCACTTCTTCCCAATTCTCACCTTTTCCGTCATTCTTTATGGGGGGACAAATATTACGAATTGCAGGTTATATTGACCCTTGTAACCAATAAATTCTCTTTTTCCACTCTTGTAACCAGTCAATCTTTCCCCATTTGAACTCTTACATTCAATCAACACTTCCCTCAATTTGTAACCAATGAACCCtcaaccccttccccctctccctttccaCTATTGTAATCAATAAAACCCCCTCACATTTTCCAcatagaaaatataaattttctTCATTTTGCCCTCCATTTAACCCGGTGGCTAAACAAGACTCCTGATTGGCAGAGATCGGTGCAATGATATCCGATCTGCAGTCATACTGCAATGATATCATTACAGCCTCACACGGCAGTAATGGGGGCTAGCGTGCTCCTCTTGACCACGATATCAACTCTgagctttgccattgatgataacAGACGTGAACTGCCTTGGAAATGGGGGaaaaaactctctctctctctctttatagaaTTATATTAACGAGACGTATTATTAAAGAAATCCCTTGAGAGCTGATCAAGTGTTTAATAAGATAGCAAGGGGAGTCTGTATATATATAGACagcctctgtatatatatatatatatatatatatatatgtcgtacctagtagccagaacgcacttctcagcctagtatgcaaggcccgatttgcctaataagccaagttttcatgaattaattgtttttcgactacctaacctacctaacctaacctaacctaactttttcagctacctaacctaacgtaacctataaagataggttaggttaggttaggtagggttggttaggttcggtcatatatctacgttaattttaactccaataaaaaaaaattgacttcatacataatgaaatgggtagctttaccatttcacaagaaaaaaattagagaaaatatattaattcaggaaaacttggcttattaggcaaatcgggccttgcatagtaggctgagaagtgagttctggctactaggtacgacatatatatatatatatatatatatatatatatatatatatatatatatatatatatacatatatatatatatatatatatatatatatatatatatatacatatatatatatatatatatatatatatatatatatatatatatatatatatatatatatataaataaagtaaaatatatatgtgtacatacaaaagaatgggggtggtaggagaagataatattagtgttcagtgagagaccacaaggtctcctctgaatactttttattttcttctccgaggctatgggtccccacattggcaccagaggtggtaccctcacaaacttatatatatatatatatatatatatatatatatatatatatatatatatatatatatatatataatatatatttatatatccctGTACATACACATGTAAGCATATTCATATTGCTTAATTCATACAGCCCGGAACATCTGCCACAGCATGCAAACCAGCGTTCTATCATACTGTTTGTGGCGTAAGGTGGCATTATCCATCTTATCCCTCTGTGCGTTCGTGATGAAGAACACGTGACTTAATCGGCCCTCCATGCGTGAAACTGACGCATACGCAATTACTCAAGTGCGAGATTATATGTTGTGAGGACGCATGCGTGCTTGAAGATGATATAATCGCGCACGTGGGTGAGTGCACTTGACTTTTGAAACGCATTTTCGAGTGTCGAAGAGTGATTGAGTGCGCATTGTACGGTTAAGAAATATATTTAGGTGGATGCCTTAGTGTCTGAAAAGGCACAGAACGATGATTGAGAAAGTACTAAAATTTGTAGGTCTGAAAGTATCGAGTATAAGTCAAGTTCTAGAATTAGAGGCGGAGCTGTGAGAGAGACAGTGTTTACAAGAGAGCTGTCAGGAGCCTTCAGGAACCTTTACACAAGAGCCCTCATGGACCTTAACATGAAAGCCTTCATAACACTATAGTAACATACATGAGAGCCACTCTCGAGTATGCAGCCCCGGCCTGCAATCCCCAACCTCACTCAACACACAATTAAACGAGAAAGAGCTCCGAGATAAGAGACAAAACGCGTTATGAAACAGAACGTGACCAAGCTGAAGAGAGGAATGAACAGCAGAATAATTATATACAGAGCACTTTGAGGGGATTCGGTCAGTAAAGAAGTTATTCAAAGTGGGAATCAAGTTACCTCGTCTCtaagatgaacacacacacacacacacacacacacacacacacacacacacacacacacacacacacacacacacacacacacacacacactcccaccaccaccagccaagaAAAACCAGAATGTGTAATCCCGTTAGCCCACACCCTCCGGAAATCCTGCAAGGGAGATGATGTCCTTGCACCAGTTCCCTCCTGCCAGAGTCCTGCCTCGCCCCTCCCCTTCCCATCCCTCCTGCTGGTGCTGTAGACGGGGAGAATCCAAGGGCGTCGGCCTCCTGCTGGGCGGACTAGCCGTGAGGGAGGAGACTAGCCGGGGCTAGGAGATGAAAAGGATGGGTGTTAACAGATGAGACAGAGGGGTCTAGAATGCGACGAACAGGAGTTGGAGATACGAGTATGGGCCGGAACAGGGTAGAAGAGGAATGAGAATAGAAGGGAAAGGGATAAGGGTAGGAAAGGAAATGAGTAAGAGATGAGTGAGATAGAGAGACAAAAGATAAGCCAAAGACCTAATTAAAGCTGGCTACCATTTCGTCTAAGCTCACTTTATGCTTGTTTAAAACCTTACATATCGTAAGCTTAAGACGGATAAGCTGAGGATAGGCTGTGTTACGTTcagttgggttaggtttggttaggtttcaggttggttaggttaggttaggttaagttaggttctgATACAGTAGGAAGGTTTTAAAATCCGTTGGGGAACCGTCTTGTGTACGATTGATCCGTATTCTATACGAATATTACCAGGGCCCCAAACGTTTATATATTGGTATTAGTTTCTGTACCCGCACTACATCGTACACTGCCAGCAGAGTGAGTAGATGATTTCTCTGTGTCGTAGATTGTTCTACCTCACCGTAGATGATTCTACTATGCCGCTGATTGTTCCACAATGATGTACGTTGTTCCACCCTGATGAAGAAGGTTTCATCTTGTCTATTGTGGTAACACTATGCAGTTGGTCGCTCTTTCTTTCCAATTGATGGTTTCACTATGTAGTAGATTGTTCCCCCTTGTCTAGATGTGAAAGTCATTATGTAGATCTAATAGAAAACATAGAATGCTGACCGCAAGTGTACTTATATCATCTACAATTACCACCTGATACTACATCAATTACAAAACCAATTAAAGCAACAATTATttaaaaaactacaacaaaaacaactACAACCTGTACTGTTATTTCaagaacaacaataacaacagctgttatTTACATTACAATCACCAGTTAAATTTAGCTTCTGCTACaattactactactgttactactactactactactactactgcgaaAAAAATCACAGATTGGGTGGATTAATCTAAATCACTCAATCACTTCAATCAGTGTGACAGTCACAGGGAGCACGAACTAACCTCACGTAATCACAGCTGGGAGTTGTACTCTATCATTGACCTTTCGTAAGGTCAGTGTGTAGGTTTCGTTCATAataattttacacacacacatctgaatGATCTAATTGAgacaagactgtgtgtgtgtgtttatttactatttgtgtttgcaggatcgagctgctaGCTCCTGGGCCCTGCCTGATTAATGGTTTTCTATTGAACAAACTTCAGACTTAATTTTCCTATTATCATATTTGCTACATgagtttctctctctcgctctcgttcacacacacacacacacagacacacacacacacacacacacacacacacacacacacacacacacacacacacacacacacacacacacacacacacgctcacacacacacacacacacacacacgctcacacacacacacacacactcacacacacacacacacacacgcttacacacacacacacacacacacacacacacacacacacacacacacactcacacacacacacactcaaaaactTGTCCTGTTGCCCCAAAGTAGCACTTCGGCCGAGAAGCTCCTTACTGTACGGCCAAGTTTTTCCAGTGTATCTTAGGCCTTCCGTGTCCACGTGTTCTGTTATGTTAGAATGAAAACAAAAAACTGGTTCCATTTTGTCAGTGAAGGCaaaacaaaatatttatatatacataataacAGCTGAGTGCGAGACATAATACATGTACTGGGGACATGCTAAGGttctctcacctagttgtatttgtagGGGATGAACGACGGCTCTTGGGTTCCGCCTCCCAACACTTAAtcgactggtgtataggttccggAGTCTATTGGACTTTGTGCCCAAAAGTCACTGATAGGTagctctcttacacacacacacacacacacacacacacacacacacacacacacacacacacacacacacacacacacacacactgcgtgtctctgtgtgtgtgtgtgtgcgcacagaTTTTGAAATAAACATTTTGCAGGAGTGTTAAGAGGGTTTGAAAGAGTGAACAGTTTGCAAAGTGAGGTTTAGAAGAATGAAATCGTCATGGGTATTAAACAGGGCATTTCTAAGCGCGTGCCCAAGTCCCCACACCCCCATAACAACAAggtcaccccaccacacccccatcaccccatcaaccccccaaccctcccctcctTGCCAGCGACATGTCGCTCCATCaggcggagggagagagagacataaCAGATCCGCGTGTCGTTCCTGGTAGAGGGCGGCGCCACTCCGCCTTGCAGTCACGAACGATGTCTTTGTATATCCATTACTGGCGCTCGCGAACGACCCGGAGGATAAACCTGAGGTACGATTTCCTTTGTGAAGGGCGGGAagggaaaggggagagagagagagagagagagagagagagagagagagagagagagagagagagagagagagagagagagtaatagagttataaataattaacaatatttatttttttgttttactgGCAAACATATAGACAGACACAATTGCATATAGACGGAAAACATTTTTCCAGACAGTCTTCCCTTTATCTCTTTCTCTCGTCAAAATTTCTTCCCTCCGTCTCGCCTCTCCGTAGACATTCTCTCTGTCTCACCTCTCCCTAGACATTCTGTCTGTGTCTCACCTCTCCCTAGACATTCTATCTGTGTCTCATCTCTCCCTAGACATTCCATCTCTGTCTCACCTCTCCCTAGACATTCTCTCTGTGTCTCACCTCTCCCTAGACATTCCGTCTGTGTCTCACCTCTCCCTAGACATTCCATCTCTGTCTCACCTCTCCATAGACATTCTGTTTCTGTCTCACCTCTCTCTAGACATTCTCTCTGTGTCTCAACTCTCCCTAGGCATTCTCTCTGTCTCACCTCTCCCTAGACATTCTCTCTGTCTCACCTCTCCCTAGACATTCTCTCTGTCTCACCTCTCCCTAGACATTCCGTCTGTGTCGGCCGTCGGAGTTAAGCGCCCGTGTGAGGCCCAGAGCGTGGGAAGCAAAGATGACAAAGTGATCTTTACACTCTGATTGTTAAAaactaaaatatattattttttcccAATTTACTTaatacttttatatattttttgttattttaatAGACTTGGCAAGACCAAAACTTTGCTGCTAAGGTCAGGGATGATGTTTATTAAGCCTTTCTTAA of the Procambarus clarkii isolate CNS0578487 chromosome 56, FALCON_Pclarkii_2.0, whole genome shotgun sequence genome contains:
- the LOC138353219 gene encoding A-kinase anchor protein 5-like, whose amino-acid sequence is MPMFTDGVKLKEKDETDEHYSKVTVVYQAQQVTVVYQAQQATVVYQAQQVTVVYQAKQATVVYQAQQVTVVYQAQQATVVYQAQQVTVVYQAQQVTVVYQAQQVTVVYQAQQVTVLYQAQQVTVVYQAQQVTVVYQAQQVTVVYQAQQVTVVYQAQQVTVVYQAQQVTVVYQAQQVTVVYQAQQVTVVYQAQQVTVVYQAQQVTVVYQAQQVTVVYQAQQATVVYQAQQVTVVHQALQATVVYQAQQVTVVYQAKQATVVYQAQQVTVVYQAQQATVVYQAQQVTVVYQAQQATVVYQAQQVTVVYQAKQATVVYQAQQVTVVYQAQQATVVYQAQQVTVVYQAQQVTVVLPGSAGDSGIPGSAGDSGIPGSAGDSGIPGSAGDSGIPGSAGDSGIPGSAGDSGIPGSAGDSGIPGSAGDSGIPGSAGDSGIPNSEGN